The DNA region ACGCGAACTTGGGTCTCCCGAAGGAGAGGACATGCCCAGAATTCTCAGGACGCTCGTCGTCTGCTCGTTACTGATACTCGGAGCGGCCTCTCCAGCGATGGCCGCCGAATCGCAGGACGGTGGGGTGGCAGTGCACGACGTTCACATCACCGGCACCACCGACGGGCATTCGCCCTGACGGACGGACACCGCGTGGAACGGGGCGGGCCGCTTGTGCGGCCCGCCCCGTTCCGTGTCCGCGTTTCCCGGCCCGCGCGTCGTGCTCGCGGCGGATACGCGACTGCTGTGCGCCGCCGGTGCGTTGACGGCGTCGGCGCCGCGCCGGCGCCGCGCCGGTCGACGGACTAGCCGACGGGCTAGTCGACGGACTTGACCAGGCACTCCGAGACGTCGCCGATGCGCCCCGGGTGTGCCATGCGTACGTCCACCGGTGCGGTGGTCCTGCTGCCGACCTCCACCTCGGCGGAGCCCGAGTCGACGTGCGTCCCGGACTCGTCGAGGAACTCGACCGTCACCGTGTAGGTCTTGGTGTAGTTCTTCGGGTTGCGGACCTCCACCTCGGCCTTCGCTTCGCTGCCGCTCTGCGGGGCGCAGCGGGTGACCGTCGCCGACGCCGATCCGTAGCGGGTGCTGCCGTGCCTCGAACCGGTGGTGCCGGTGGTGCTGTGGTAGCGGCGGGTACCGCTCCGGTAGCCGCTGTCGCCGGAGCTGCCGTAGTCGCCCTTACGGCCGTAACTGCTGCCGTCGCTGCCGTAACTGCTGCCGCCCGTGTCGCTGTCGTAGCTGCTTCCGCTGTTGTTGTGGCTGCTCGAACTCGAACTGCTGCACCCGCCCCCCTTGCTGCTGCCCCGGTACCCGCCGCCCTTGCGGCCGGGGCTGAAACCGCTGATCGCCACCAGCACGACGGCGACCGCGGCGATGAGCTTGAGACGACGCGACATGGACCGAACCCCCGATTCTCGACATGCACGGGAGCGGACGCCCCCGTGCGGGGACGCCGTCAGGTGGCCGCGGGGTTCCGCCGGGCGTAACGTCTTGTACGGGACGGCGCATCCTGCGGCGGCCCCCTGCTTCCCGATCCGCGACGCACCCGCGGGGAGAAGCGGCCCCGGCGCCGGAAGCGAGGCGAAGCCGATGGTCCGCAACCTGCTCGGCATCCTGTTGGCGCTCGCCGGAGCGGCCCTGGCCGTGTGGAGCCCCTTCAGCTCCTGGTACGGAGGCCGGCTCGGCCGTGACTACGAGACGAGCGAGCTGTTCGGCTCCGGCGGCATCACCGGAACCCAGGCCGGACTGTGGACGGGCCTGTTCGTGCCCATGCTGGCCGCCGCGGCGCTCGCCTTCCTCGCGGCGCTGCTGCGCTCACGCCTGCTGATGACGCTCGCGGGTCTCCTCGTGCTCGGCTTCACGATCCTGTGGATGGTCCGCCAGGGGCAGGAGGCGGGCACCCTCACCGCGGGCGGCGGCGGCCTCGGCGAGGGCGCCGGCTATGCGATCGGCGGCGGCGTACTGCTGCTCCTGGCGGCGCTGGTGATGCGTGGCCGCCGCAGACGCGGACGGCGCCGCAAGGGCCGGGGCGGTACGCCCATCGACGAAGGCCGTGCCGCGCCCCCGCAGGACGAGGCGTACGAGGGCCGAGGCTGGGAGCACTCCGAAATGCCGCAGCCCTACGGGCCGTTCGGCACGGACCCCGGCACGGGCCCCGGCGGGCACGGCGCGTACCAGGCCGACGGCCTGCCGGGCGGACCCGGCGGGCCGCGAGGCTCGGGCGGGCCGCCGTATGGGCAGCCCCCCGGACGGCCGCACGGATACGGACGCGACCTGTACCACGACGATTCGACGCCGCCGCAGGAGTGGGACCCGTGGGCCGCGGGGCGTCCCGCGCCGCCGCCCGACATTCCGCCCGCCCTCAACGAGCCGCCCGTCGCACCGCCCGGTCCGGCGCCAGGGGTCTTCGGCGCACCGCCCGGCGGGTCCGCCGACGAGGCGCCGCAGGGTCCGCAGCAGCAGCCCCCGGCCGAACCCGCGGACCAGGAGCACCGGCCCGGCGACGACACCAGGCACCTGCCGCGCCGCCCCGGCAACCGCGGCGGCGGCCCACGCTGATCACGGAAACCCGCTGCTCGGAGCCCCGGCGGGAAGCCCTCGTCGGCGTCCCGGCGCGCAGCCACGCCTCACTGCCCCGGCAGGCTCCGTCTCAAGGCTCCAGCAGTAAGCGCCTCAGTGCCCAGGCAGGAACAGACAGAACGGATGGCCCGCCGGGTCGAGCATGACCCGTACGCCCTCCTGCGGCTGGTACTCCGCGACGACCGCTCCCCCGGCCACAGCGTGCGCCGAGGCGACGTCGAGATCGTCGACCTCGATGTCGAGATGGATCATCATCTGCTGGTCGCCGGGCTCGGCGGGCCACACCGGCCGGGCGTGCTCGCGTTCGGTCTGGAACGACAACCCCGGCCCGCCGCCCGGTGCTTCGAGCATCACCCAGTCCGGCTCGTCCCACTTCACCCGCCAGCCCATGAGGTGGTGGTAGAAGTCCGCCAGCGCACGGGGATCGGGTGCGCCGAGCACGATTCCGGAGAGTCTCGTCCGCGGTCTGCCGCTCATGTCGCCTCCTCGTCCGGCGACCGTTCCCGAAGGCCGGGTCCGCGAATACGGCCCGGCGGTCGCCTGGTTCAGCTCTGGCGGGCCTGCCCCGTGCCCTTCGCCGCGTCCAGGGCGTAGACGCAGCGGTCCTTGCTGCACGCGTAGACGACGCCTCGGTCGGCCACCGGGGAACCCGTGATCTCACCGCCGGTGGCGAGCTTCCAGCGAAGCTGCCCGCCGACGGCGTCGACCGTGTACAGGCAGTGGTCCGCGGAGCCGAAGTGCACACGGCCTTCCGCGACGACCGGCGCCCCCACCAGGTCGCCTCCGGCGGCGAAGCGCCAGCGCGGCGTACCGCTGACCGCGTCCAGGGTGTAGAGGGCGCCGCCGCTGCCCAGGTGGACCAGCCCGTCGGAGACGACGACGGGCTCCGTGGAGTGCCGTGCCTCCGTCGCGATGCGCCATCTGTCCTGGCCGGTGACGGGGTCGAGGGCGTAGACCGTGCCGAGGTAGTCGGCGAGATACACGCCGCCGCCCGCGACGGCCGGGCCGTGCACGAACGCCGGAGGGCTGAGGAACGCGGCGGGGGCGTCGAAGCGCCAGCGCTCCGCGCCTCCCGCACCGTCCAGGGCGTGGACACGGGCACCGGCGCACACGTACACCACGCCGTCCTCCGCGGGCGTCAGCCGCAGCGGGACACCGCCGGTCGTCTGCGCGTCGCCGACGGGGTACGACCACAGCTCGGTTCCCGTACGTGCCTCGATCGCGAACAGCCTGCCCTCGCCCCACGTGTAGACGGTGCCCTCGTGTACGAGCGGCCCGCCCTCGCGGGTCTCGAACTCGGTCTGCGCGCCGCCCAGTTCCCACAGCTTCTCGCCGCTGGCCGCCTCCCACGCCTGTACGCCTCCGCCGCGCGTACCGGTGACGACGGTGCCGCGGTCGACCTGGAGGGAGAACACCCAGCCGTCGGTGGGAAGCCGCCACAGCTCGGAACCGTCGCGTGCGTCCAGT from Streptomyces marispadix includes:
- a CDS encoding VOC family protein encodes the protein MSGRPRTRLSGIVLGAPDPRALADFYHHLMGWRVKWDEPDWVMLEAPGGGPGLSFQTEREHARPVWPAEPGDQQMMIHLDIEVDDLDVASAHAVAGGAVVAEYQPQEGVRVMLDPAGHPFCLFLPGH